In Numidum massiliense, a single genomic region encodes these proteins:
- a CDS encoding class I fructose-bisphosphate aldolase — MIESIREYLGTEADDLLGHKCTTISKQMLTLPSPNVVDDVFAVSDRNNRVLGNLQWLFNNGRLGGSGYVSILPVDQGIEHAAGASFAANPAYFDPENIVKLALEGGCNAVASTYGVLGSVARKYAHKIPFVVKINHNELLTYPNSYDQIMFADVKQCFEMGAAGIGATIYFGSEQSDRQLQEVSEAFQYAHELGMFTILWCYLRNDAFKVDGTDYHTAADLTGQANHLGVTIEADIVKQKLPTVNGGYKALNAGDSSYGKRDERIYTELATDHPIDLTRYQVANSYMGRIGLINSGGASGKNDFADAVRTAVINKRAGGMGLISGRKAFQRPLEEGVKLLHAIQDVYLCDDVTVS; from the coding sequence ATGATTGAATCGATTCGCGAGTATTTAGGGACAGAAGCAGACGACTTACTGGGGCACAAATGTACGACGATTTCGAAGCAGATGCTCACGTTGCCGTCGCCGAATGTTGTCGATGACGTGTTTGCCGTCTCAGACCGCAACAACCGCGTGTTAGGCAATTTACAGTGGCTGTTCAACAACGGGCGGCTCGGCGGAAGTGGCTATGTGTCGATTTTGCCCGTCGACCAAGGGATTGAACATGCGGCCGGTGCTTCTTTTGCCGCTAACCCGGCGTACTTCGACCCGGAGAACATCGTCAAACTTGCGCTCGAAGGTGGGTGTAATGCGGTCGCTTCTACATACGGCGTGTTAGGAAGCGTCGCCCGCAAATATGCGCACAAAATACCGTTCGTCGTGAAAATAAACCACAACGAATTGTTGACGTACCCGAACAGCTATGACCAAATTATGTTTGCCGACGTGAAGCAGTGCTTCGAGATGGGGGCGGCTGGGATTGGGGCGACGATTTATTTCGGCTCAGAGCAGTCGGATCGGCAGTTGCAAGAAGTGAGTGAGGCGTTTCAGTACGCGCACGAGCTCGGGATGTTTACGATTTTGTGGTGCTATTTGCGTAACGACGCGTTTAAAGTTGACGGGACCGACTACCATACGGCCGCCGACCTTACGGGGCAAGCGAACCACCTCGGGGTGACGATCGAAGCCGACATCGTAAAACAAAAGCTGCCGACAGTGAACGGGGGTTATAAGGCGCTTAACGCGGGTGACAGTAGTTACGGGAAACGCGACGAACGCATTTACACGGAGCTTGCGACTGACCACCCGATCGACTTGACCCGCTACCAAGTGGCGAACAGCTACATGGGGCGGATCGGCTTAATCAATTCCGGCGGCGCCTCCGGTAAAAACGATTTTGCCGACGCAGTGCGCACAGCAGTCATAAATAAGCGCGCCGGCGGGATGGGGCTCATCTCGGGGCGGAAGGCGTTTCAACGGCCGCTGGAAGAAGGGGTCAAGCTATTGCACGCGATTCAAGACGTCTATTTGTGCGACGACGTCACCGTTAGTTAG
- a CDS encoding glycoside hydrolase family 2 TIM barrel-domain containing protein: protein MAHNNNDWENPQLLSRGRLPSRAYYFAYDSVERALSFQKKYTKGYKTLNGHWKFLFLEAPELSPEHFFATDFDASAWDTIQVPRSWETAGYGQMQYTNIVYPFPLNPPYVPTKNPTGIYKRTFNLSDAWLEEKVTLRFQGVDSAFHVWVNGARVGYSQVSRMTSEFDITPYVRCGENDLTVRVYKWSDGSYLEDQDMWWLSGIFRDVALVRESAVRVWDFKVETPLDDNYEDAWLDTRITVSNDRDEGIADYVLQVELRDGATRRSVPLTDNAQTVHVAARGEETVHFRIPVAKPKLWSAEDPNLYILLIKLLNADGDVVEVVPKKIGFRTIEIKGHRMLVNGKPVLFKGVNRHDYHPEYGRYVPQEQMVDDIKMMKRHNINAVRTAHYPNDPTFYEYCDAYGLYVIDEADLENHGFEEAGHKNYLSDRTDWSDAYVERAVRMVERDKNSPSVIMWSLGNEAGFGDNFRKMAAACKRIDPTRPVHYEQDRANDVPEVADVHSEMYAPIEKIVDIAEDETKTKPYMLCEYAHAMGNGPGGLKEYQDVFYKYDKVHGGFVWEWYDHGIKRQTADGTDYDAYGGDFGEEPHDGNFCIDGLIFPNRQPSPGLIEYKKVIEPIKMHEVNAREGRFAVENLYDVLTLDHVSLVWTLKDVAGGVLTSGSMALPTIRAGGTGEVALPYADVLSQQRYSEVANDHPQLILDVRFILNRETNWAAFGHEITFAQFVLSGEAGEGQGRANACGTGGEQANLVTRGGKVDEKADGEALPTGALAEVTETSQQVERVIVTSPRHALLRTEEEAHALHIFTENTRVTFNKVFGTLQQVDYAGERLITRGTSLNFWRAPIDNDMYVEERWRTEDFLHLLQESVTSFTWAQQGDCVTVTIHTRIAPPNRFWSYNCCYAYTITADDVIALAVSGDFATNGVDKKIPDMLPKIGLQLEVGAMYDRVRWFGRGPGESYSDSRQAATLGVYTKTVDEMFTPYVKPQENGNRTDVKWASLTNGIAQGLFVACPEGVNFSVSRYDAEQLAKAKHAHELEAKDSLLVNIDYKQNGLGSNSCGPAQLPEHKLTAESFAFKVVLTPFSRVETDESELYKNVR from the coding sequence ATGGCCCACAACAACAATGACTGGGAAAACCCGCAACTGTTAAGTAGGGGGCGTTTACCGAGTCGGGCATACTATTTTGCCTATGACTCAGTCGAGCGCGCGTTAAGCTTTCAAAAGAAGTACACAAAAGGGTATAAAACGTTAAACGGCCATTGGAAGTTTTTGTTCCTGGAGGCGCCGGAATTGTCGCCGGAACACTTTTTCGCAACCGATTTCGACGCGAGTGCGTGGGATACGATTCAAGTGCCGCGCAGTTGGGAGACGGCTGGCTACGGCCAAATGCAGTATACGAATATCGTGTATCCGTTTCCGCTCAATCCGCCGTACGTGCCGACAAAAAACCCGACCGGCATTTATAAACGCACGTTTAACTTGTCTGACGCGTGGTTAGAAGAGAAGGTTACGTTGCGCTTCCAAGGGGTGGACAGTGCCTTTCACGTGTGGGTTAACGGGGCGCGCGTCGGCTATAGTCAGGTGAGCCGGATGACGAGTGAGTTCGACATTACCCCGTACGTGCGATGCGGCGAAAACGACTTAACGGTGCGCGTGTACAAGTGGTCGGACGGCAGTTACTTAGAGGATCAGGACATGTGGTGGTTGAGCGGAATTTTCCGCGACGTGGCGCTCGTGCGGGAAAGCGCGGTGCGCGTGTGGGATTTTAAGGTTGAAACGCCGCTCGACGACAATTATGAAGACGCTTGGCTCGATACGCGCATAACGGTTTCGAACGATCGCGACGAAGGCATTGCCGACTATGTACTGCAAGTGGAATTGCGCGATGGTGCGACGCGACGATCGGTGCCCCTTACGGACAATGCGCAGACGGTTCACGTCGCTGCCCGAGGAGAAGAGACAGTACATTTCCGTATCCCGGTGGCGAAGCCGAAGTTGTGGTCGGCGGAAGACCCGAACTTGTACATTTTGTTGATTAAGCTGCTCAATGCGGATGGCGATGTCGTAGAAGTCGTACCGAAAAAAATCGGTTTCCGCACGATCGAGATTAAGGGGCATCGCATGCTCGTGAACGGGAAACCGGTGCTGTTCAAAGGGGTTAACCGGCACGACTACCATCCGGAGTACGGCCGCTACGTGCCGCAAGAGCAAATGGTGGACGATATAAAAATGATGAAACGGCACAACATTAACGCGGTGCGGACGGCGCATTACCCGAATGACCCGACGTTTTACGAGTACTGCGACGCGTACGGCCTGTACGTGATCGACGAGGCGGACTTAGAAAACCACGGCTTCGAAGAGGCGGGGCACAAAAATTACTTATCTGACCGCACAGACTGGTCGGACGCTTATGTGGAGCGCGCGGTGCGCATGGTCGAACGGGATAAAAATTCACCTTCGGTCATTATGTGGTCACTTGGCAACGAAGCCGGTTTCGGCGACAATTTCCGTAAGATGGCGGCAGCGTGTAAACGGATCGATCCGACGCGTCCGGTCCATTACGAACAAGACCGCGCGAATGACGTGCCGGAGGTGGCCGACGTACATAGTGAAATGTATGCGCCGATCGAAAAAATCGTTGACATCGCGGAAGATGAGACGAAAACGAAGCCGTACATGTTGTGCGAGTATGCCCATGCGATGGGGAACGGTCCCGGCGGGCTAAAGGAGTACCAAGACGTCTTTTACAAATATGATAAAGTACACGGCGGTTTCGTCTGGGAGTGGTACGACCACGGCATCAAGCGACAAACGGCAGACGGTACGGACTATGACGCTTACGGAGGGGATTTCGGCGAAGAGCCGCATGACGGGAACTTTTGTATCGACGGGCTCATCTTCCCGAACCGCCAACCGTCGCCCGGTTTAATCGAGTACAAAAAAGTGATTGAACCGATTAAAATGCACGAGGTGAACGCCCGCGAGGGGCGGTTTGCGGTCGAGAACTTGTACGATGTGTTAACGCTCGACCACGTATCGCTCGTGTGGACGTTGAAAGATGTGGCGGGGGGAGTCTTAACGAGCGGTAGCATGGCGCTGCCGACGATTCGCGCGGGAGGGACGGGTGAAGTGGCTCTGCCTTATGCGGACGTCCTTAGCCAGCAACGGTATTCAGAAGTTGCTAACGATCATCCACAACTTATCCTCGATGTACGCTTTATTTTGAATCGGGAGACGAACTGGGCCGCTTTCGGACACGAAATCACATTCGCGCAGTTTGTGCTGAGCGGCGAAGCAGGCGAAGGACAGGGGCGGGCGAACGCGTGCGGAACAGGGGGCGAACAGGCGAATCTAGTAACAAGAGGTGGAAAGGTTGATGAAAAGGCTGATGGAGAGGCTTTGCCGACCGGGGCGTTAGCAGAAGTGACGGAGACGTCGCAGCAAGTGGAGCGAGTAATCGTCACTTCGCCACGGCACGCTCTATTGCGGACGGAGGAAGAGGCCCACGCGTTACACATCTTCACAGAAAACACGCGCGTGACGTTCAATAAAGTGTTCGGGACGTTACAACAGGTCGATTACGCGGGTGAGCGCCTCATAACGAGAGGGACGTCGCTCAACTTCTGGCGGGCGCCGATCGACAACGATATGTACGTCGAAGAGCGGTGGCGGACAGAAGACTTCTTACACCTGTTGCAAGAAAGTGTCACGAGCTTTACTTGGGCACAGCAGGGCGATTGCGTGACGGTAACGATTCATACGCGCATTGCGCCGCCGAACCGCTTCTGGAGCTACAATTGCTGCTACGCGTACACGATCACGGCCGACGACGTCATTGCGCTGGCGGTGAGCGGTGACTTTGCGACGAACGGGGTCGACAAAAAAATACCCGACATGCTGCCGAAGATCGGTTTGCAGTTAGAAGTCGGTGCCATGTACGATCGCGTCCGCTGGTTCGGTCGCGGGCCGGGTGAATCGTACAGCGACAGCAGGCAAGCGGCGACACTCGGCGTGTACACGAAAACGGTCGACGAGATGTTCACCCCGTACGTGAAGCCGCAAGAAAACGGCAACCGGACAGATGTGAAGTGGGCGTCGCTGACGAACGGCATCGCGCAAGGATTGTTTGTCGCATGCCCAGAAGGCGTCAATTTCAGCGTGAGCCGCTACGATGCCGAGCAGCTGGCCAAGGCGAAACACGCACACGAGTTAGAGGCGAAGGACAGCTTACTCGTCAATATTGACTACAAGCAAAATGGCCTAGGCAGTAACAGTTGTGGGCCGGCTCAACTTCCGGAACATAAGCTCACTGCGGAAAGCTTTGCCTTTAAGGTCGTGCTCACACCGTTTTCTAGGGTGGAAACGGACGAAAGTGAGTTATATAAAAACGTGCGATGA
- a CDS encoding response regulator transcription factor — protein MYKLLIVDNEKVIVDGLVAYFKELKTLNVEVYGAYSGSEALNVLEEVACDVVLSDIRMPRMSGLQLQREVTSRWPHCRFVFLSAYDDFSYAQQALRGGASNYILKTEGYEAIAEAVSTALTEVADMNRIARFLSVAKKQWRTSWPLLQEKCMRPVLRGNCATRHRPLHLPDIPDECSDPIESPERQVLEVSHARDIVQRIHEYIGNHLGDDLSLTAIGEALNYNPYYLSRLYKQLTGQGLAEYVQEARLEKAKQLLCEGDLTIYDVSQAIGFVSENYFYRFFKKHTGMTPREYVGGK, from the coding sequence ATGTATAAGTTATTAATTGTCGATAACGAAAAGGTGATCGTGGACGGACTGGTTGCCTATTTTAAAGAACTAAAAACGCTAAATGTCGAAGTGTACGGCGCTTATTCGGGTAGCGAAGCGTTAAATGTGTTGGAGGAAGTCGCTTGTGACGTTGTACTTTCCGATATCCGCATGCCGCGTATGAGCGGTTTGCAATTACAGCGAGAAGTGACGTCGCGGTGGCCGCACTGCCGATTCGTTTTTCTTTCGGCGTACGACGATTTTTCTTATGCGCAGCAGGCGTTACGGGGAGGCGCGAGCAATTATATTTTAAAGACAGAAGGGTATGAAGCGATTGCCGAAGCTGTCTCCACCGCGCTTACTGAAGTCGCCGACATGAACCGAATTGCCCGTTTCCTCTCTGTAGCCAAGAAGCAGTGGCGAACGTCGTGGCCGCTGTTACAGGAGAAGTGTATGCGCCCCGTGCTTCGCGGCAACTGCGCGACACGGCATCGTCCATTACACCTTCCAGACATTCCGGATGAGTGTTCAGATCCGATCGAGTCTCCGGAGAGGCAAGTCCTTGAGGTTTCTCACGCGCGAGACATTGTCCAGCGCATCCATGAGTATATCGGTAACCATTTAGGGGACGATTTGTCGCTAACAGCGATCGGCGAGGCGTTAAACTACAATCCGTATTATTTATCCCGCCTGTACAAACAGTTGACGGGCCAGGGGTTAGCGGAGTATGTGCAAGAAGCGCGACTGGAAAAGGCCAAACAATTACTCTGCGAAGGCGATTTAACGATTTACGACGTGTCGCAGGCGATCGGATTTGTTTCCGAGAATTATTTCTATCGATTTTTTAAAAAGCATACTGGTATGACGCCACGAGAATATGTGGGTGGAAAATGA
- a CDS encoding gamma carbonic anhydrase family protein, with amino-acid sequence MIHTFGGYTPTVDPTAYVAPGVQLIGNVSVAAEATIWFNTVVRGDNAPIVIGERVNVQDGCTVHVDADYPVALGRDVSIGHNVIVHGCTVHDGALVGMGSIVLNGAVIGEQALIGAGTLITEGKVIPPRTLVMGRPGRVVRELTEKDLEMLRLTTDHYVQKGKHYREESIREESILD; translated from the coding sequence TTGATCCATACATTTGGCGGATACACGCCAACCGTCGATCCGACCGCGTATGTCGCACCCGGCGTACAGCTAATCGGCAACGTCTCTGTGGCGGCCGAGGCAACTATTTGGTTCAACACCGTCGTCCGCGGGGATAACGCGCCGATCGTCATCGGCGAGCGGGTGAACGTGCAGGACGGGTGCACGGTGCACGTCGATGCCGATTACCCTGTTGCGCTCGGCAGGGACGTATCGATCGGGCATAACGTCATCGTCCACGGCTGTACGGTGCATGACGGGGCGCTCGTCGGGATGGGATCAATCGTCTTGAATGGCGCAGTGATCGGGGAACAGGCGCTCATCGGTGCCGGGACGTTAATTACGGAAGGAAAGGTGATCCCGCCGCGTACTCTCGTCATGGGGCGTCCGGGACGGGTCGTACGGGAATTGACGGAGAAAGATTTGGAAATGTTACGGTTAACGACTGATCATTACGTGCAAAAAGGAAAGCACTACCGCGAAGAAAGCATTCGCGAAGAAAGCATTTTAGATTAG
- a CDS encoding GNAT family N-acetyltransferase, translating to MLTGEKVTLRQVREEDLPTLWEYIYGEKDPEWKKWDAPYFPHEPMDDNSFREGWQRHMADDAARLVIEADGKPIGSVSYYWECKETKWLEVGIVIYNPHYWSHGYGSEALTLWIEEMFNRFPDIARVGLTTWSGNARMVRAAEKIGMQLEGRMRKVRYYNGVYYDSIRMGVLREEWQA from the coding sequence TTGTTAACGGGGGAAAAGGTCACCTTGCGCCAAGTGAGGGAAGAAGATTTACCAACTCTTTGGGAGTACATATACGGAGAGAAAGACCCGGAATGGAAGAAGTGGGACGCACCGTATTTCCCGCACGAGCCGATGGACGACAACTCGTTTCGGGAAGGCTGGCAGCGACATATGGCGGACGATGCAGCGCGACTCGTCATCGAGGCGGACGGAAAACCGATCGGTAGCGTCAGCTACTATTGGGAATGCAAAGAAACGAAATGGCTTGAAGTCGGGATCGTCATTTACAATCCTCACTATTGGAGCCACGGTTACGGCAGCGAAGCGTTGACGCTTTGGATCGAGGAAATGTTTAACAGGTTCCCCGACATTGCCCGCGTCGGGTTAACCACGTGGTCGGGAAACGCGCGCATGGTGAGGGCGGCCGAGAAAATAGGGATGCAGTTAGAAGGCCGCATGCGTAAAGTGCGGTATTACAACGGTGTTTACTACGATTCGATTCGCATGGGGGTCTTGCGCGAAGAGTGGCAAGCATAG
- a CDS encoding DUF1266 domain-containing protein, translating to MVRLFQWKKERQLERYFRCLSSICIDHESYRYYFTDHEFTFIRDGILGRRFFGKELGKWGIKEPWQIHTKVRWLIEQGDREECNRICNEHAVFSDAARRRTMQSLSLTNPEDRIPLIANSSVHATSYAGLDAYDWARSIYLCRIGRALGYLSKKEARGLMLETATFIQQSYHNWHEYFHAYFLGCFYFSSRSEEQLALADEKMRYIEALFHYPESAVYQIEWNHDLLDL from the coding sequence ATGGTGCGTCTGTTCCAGTGGAAAAAAGAGAGGCAACTCGAACGTTACTTTCGGTGTCTATCGTCGATCTGTATCGATCACGAGTCGTATAGATACTATTTTACTGATCACGAGTTTACTTTCATTAGAGACGGTATTCTCGGTAGAAGGTTTTTTGGGAAGGAGCTTGGCAAATGGGGCATTAAAGAGCCGTGGCAAATACATACGAAAGTTCGTTGGTTGATCGAACAGGGGGATCGGGAAGAGTGCAATCGAATCTGTAATGAACATGCTGTATTCTCCGACGCGGCAAGAAGGCGAACGATGCAGTCGTTGTCGTTAACCAATCCTGAGGACCGAATACCACTTATAGCTAACAGTAGTGTGCATGCGACCTCGTATGCGGGACTCGACGCCTACGATTGGGCACGTAGCATTTATTTGTGCCGGATCGGGCGCGCGCTTGGCTATTTATCTAAAAAAGAAGCGCGGGGTTTAATGTTGGAAACGGCTACGTTCATTCAGCAATCGTATCATAATTGGCACGAGTATTTTCATGCCTATTTTTTAGGTTGTTTCTATTTTTCCTCCCGGTCGGAGGAACAGCTGGCACTCGCTGATGAAAAAATGAGGTATATCGAAGCGCTCTTTCATTACCCCGAATCAGCGGTGTATCAAATCGAGTGGAATCATGATCTGTTGGATCTATAG
- a CDS encoding molecular chaperone HscC: MATIGIDLGTTNSLVAYWAEDRAVIIPNVLGEHLTPSVVSVDDNGEILVGQVARERLLTHPLVTAATFKRFMGTEKTYQLGKYTFTPEELSSFVIKALKMDAEAHLGETVTEAVISVPAYFNDTQRKATKRAAEIAGLKVERLISEPTAAAMAYGLYQAEEETQFLVFDLGGGTFDVSVLELFEGVMDVQSIAGDNYLGGEDFTELLVSHFISSHKIDGDTLDSKTRAAIFKQAEHCKLVLGAEPSAVMRATVDGDMYETRLSRKEFEKLASSLLLRLRYPIERALRDAELSPRDLDAVILIGGATRMPLIRAVIAKMFGQMPYANINPDETVALGAAIQVALKERNEALDEVILTDVCPYTLGTDTTKKLGNGKFESGYFEPIIERNTPIPVSRVERFHTLHNNQKRILIEVYQGESRRVVNNVKLGELEVKVPPAPAGEQEVDIRYTYDINGILEVEVIILSTGEKERIVIEKNPGNLTKEEIEARLLELKDIKIHPRDRTENRLLLAKGERLYEELIGEKREYIGFLLQQFESVLSTQNDKDIKKAATALKEQLASMEEWNGFLQ, from the coding sequence ATGGCAACGATCGGCATTGACTTAGGAACGACGAACAGTTTGGTTGCCTATTGGGCAGAAGACCGCGCAGTGATTATCCCTAACGTACTCGGCGAACACTTGACGCCTTCGGTCGTCAGCGTCGACGACAACGGAGAGATTTTGGTCGGACAAGTGGCAAGAGAGCGACTCTTAACCCATCCGCTCGTTACCGCCGCAACGTTCAAACGGTTTATGGGTACGGAAAAGACGTATCAGTTGGGGAAATACACGTTTACTCCGGAGGAGCTGTCTTCATTCGTCATTAAGGCATTAAAAATGGATGCGGAAGCGCATTTGGGTGAAACAGTGACAGAAGCGGTCATTAGCGTGCCCGCTTATTTCAACGACACACAGCGTAAGGCGACGAAACGAGCAGCGGAAATTGCTGGTCTTAAGGTTGAACGGCTCATTAGTGAACCGACAGCAGCGGCGATGGCGTACGGGCTGTACCAAGCGGAAGAAGAGACGCAGTTTCTCGTCTTTGACTTAGGTGGCGGCACGTTCGACGTGTCGGTGCTGGAGTTGTTCGAAGGGGTGATGGACGTCCAGTCGATCGCCGGAGATAACTACCTCGGAGGAGAAGATTTTACGGAGCTGCTCGTGTCTCATTTTATCTCGTCACATAAGATCGACGGTGACACACTAGACTCCAAGACGCGTGCGGCTATTTTCAAGCAAGCGGAACACTGTAAACTCGTTCTCGGTGCAGAACCTTCCGCGGTGATGCGAGCGACAGTCGACGGCGACATGTATGAGACACGCCTTTCGCGCAAGGAGTTCGAGAAGTTAGCGAGCTCGCTCTTGTTGCGTTTGCGCTATCCGATTGAACGGGCACTGCGCGATGCGGAGTTGTCGCCGCGCGACTTGGATGCTGTCATTTTAATCGGTGGAGCGACACGCATGCCGCTCATTCGAGCTGTTATCGCAAAAATGTTTGGGCAAATGCCGTACGCCAACATTAACCCCGATGAAACCGTCGCTCTAGGTGCAGCGATTCAAGTGGCATTGAAAGAGCGAAATGAGGCGTTGGATGAAGTTATATTGACCGACGTGTGTCCGTATACGTTAGGGACGGATACGACGAAAAAACTGGGGAACGGCAAGTTTGAGTCGGGGTACTTCGAACCGATCATTGAACGGAACACGCCGATTCCAGTGAGTCGCGTGGAACGATTTCATACGCTGCACAACAATCAAAAAAGGATTCTCATAGAGGTGTATCAAGGGGAAAGTCGCCGCGTAGTCAACAACGTCAAACTGGGAGAACTTGAAGTGAAAGTACCCCCTGCACCTGCCGGGGAGCAAGAAGTCGACATCCGCTATACGTACGACATTAACGGTATTCTCGAAGTGGAAGTGATTATTCTCTCGACAGGAGAGAAAGAAAGAATCGTCATTGAAAAAAATCCCGGAAATCTAACGAAAGAGGAGATTGAAGCGAGGTTGCTAGAACTGAAGGACATTAAGATCCACCCGCGCGATCGCACCGAAAATAGATTACTGTTAGCTAAAGGTGAACGCCTCTACGAGGAGCTGATCGGGGAGAAGCGTGAATACATCGGCTTTCTCTTACAGCAGTTCGAAAGTGTGCTCAGCACGCAAAACGATAAAGATATTAAAAAAGCGGCAACTGCGTTGAAAGAACAGTTGGCGAGCATGGAAGAATGGAACGGTTTTCTGCAATGA
- a CDS encoding tetratricopeptide repeat protein yields the protein MIWDILETAPTNDVKAIKKAYAKKLKLYRPEDDPKGYQRLREAYDEAIEGAKRGYNVVDSWETETSSVEDEQDAAEGLRRGEEEDATTLHSASDQEASGTLPSSWEQSGATEATEHPTEHPTEHPIEGFMQKVAVLYDDFFARIDPKNWEELLNASVVWDLNYSEVLQDRLVDFLQVHRFLPWDVWKLLDRTFRWSDSQLDLLYDEETIRFLLEGINGNWAMRYNHFQPTEGVDFEAFLHLREEARQALSTSDFAAAKDALENASRVYARDPDLLHLQGVYYLRTGDDERAWQSFNDLLAVNPDDADGLLYRGHLYYRRGDYAKAMADGERLLETEPEHADAIHLLLKCAVTVNDMKMARGWIDRAEELGIGRLEYNSYSARIYNRDCRWLATLDRSKKRKMILRKSIWYTMIFMRRAWIYILFAIYILLTSYHSMTFKYWVMICLPIAWELWRVYRVFIHRRTSIFKRIFS from the coding sequence ATGATTTGGGACATATTGGAGACTGCGCCGACAAACGATGTCAAGGCGATTAAAAAAGCTTATGCGAAGAAATTAAAGTTGTATCGTCCCGAAGATGACCCTAAAGGCTACCAGCGCTTGCGGGAAGCGTATGACGAGGCGATCGAAGGGGCGAAAAGAGGGTACAATGTCGTAGACTCTTGGGAAACCGAAACGTCATCGGTCGAGGACGAGCAGGATGCGGCTGAAGGGTTGCGTCGTGGTGAGGAAGAAGATGCTACGACGCTGCACAGCGCTAGCGATCAGGAAGCGAGCGGGACGTTGCCAAGTAGCTGGGAACAAAGCGGGGCTACAGAGGCGACCGAGCACCCGACCGAGCATCCGACCGAACACCCGATTGAAGGGTTCATGCAGAAAGTGGCGGTGCTGTATGACGATTTTTTTGCACGTATTGACCCTAAAAACTGGGAAGAACTGTTGAACGCTTCGGTCGTCTGGGACTTGAACTACAGCGAGGTGTTGCAAGATCGTCTGGTCGACTTTTTGCAAGTGCACCGCTTTTTGCCATGGGACGTTTGGAAATTGCTCGATCGGACGTTCCGTTGGAGTGATTCCCAACTAGACCTTCTGTACGATGAGGAGACGATTCGGTTTTTACTTGAGGGGATAAATGGTAATTGGGCGATGCGGTACAATCATTTCCAACCGACCGAAGGCGTTGATTTCGAAGCGTTTTTGCACTTGCGGGAAGAAGCGCGACAGGCATTGTCGACGAGCGATTTTGCGGCTGCGAAAGATGCGCTAGAAAACGCTTCGCGTGTGTATGCGCGCGACCCGGACTTGTTGCACTTGCAAGGGGTGTATTACTTGCGGACGGGTGACGATGAACGCGCTTGGCAGTCATTTAACGACTTGCTCGCTGTTAATCCGGACGATGCGGACGGTTTACTGTACCGCGGACACCTTTATTACCGTCGCGGGGATTACGCGAAAGCGATGGCGGACGGTGAACGGTTGCTAGAAACGGAACCAGAACATGCAGATGCGATTCACTTACTCTTGAAGTGTGCGGTAACGGTGAACGATATGAAAATGGCACGCGGTTGGATTGACAGGGCGGAAGAGTTGGGAATAGGACGACTAGAATACAACTCCTATAGCGCCCGTATTTATAATCGGGATTGTAGATGGCTTGCGACGCTCGATCGCTCGAAAAAACGAAAGATGATACTGAGAAAATCCATTTGGTATACGATGATATTTATGCGGCGTGCGTGGATTTACATCCTATTTGCAATTTATATTTTGTTGACTTCGTATCACTCGATGACATTCAAATACTGGGTGATGATATGTTTACCGATCGCGTGGGAATTGTGGAGAGTATATCGTGTGTTTATCCATAGGCGAACCTCAATTTTTAAACGGATCTTTTCGTGA